A portion of the Deltaproteobacteria bacterium genome contains these proteins:
- a CDS encoding RluA family pseudouridine synthase, whose translation MSKQKFFAPEWFQWRVPKDLVGTIRADVFLKRHLPGFSHRILEDLFSRQCIQLNGRPVAKGFRASPGDLLEMKIPGPLSPFSVSDEGLKLTVVFEDPYLLVIEKPGLVPTHPLSPFETRTLANALVAFRPEIVKVGTKPLEPGLVHRLDIGTSGLLVAALEQGVWLQLKKDLAAKRWEKTYQALVEGVLQRPRTISFTLAHDSEDKRKMKVIQDLGEKYRGRVYRATTQVRPIKKYTRHTLVDVRLITGVTHQIRAHLAFQGHPVLGDTLYGSKTGESLGLPPGRFFLHARQLSLPHPVSREPFTWFSELPTDLQEVLSRME comes from the coding sequence TTGAGTAAACAAAAGTTTTTTGCTCCCGAATGGTTCCAGTGGCGGGTCCCCAAAGACCTGGTGGGAACCATTCGGGCCGATGTTTTCCTTAAAAGGCACCTTCCCGGCTTTTCGCACCGGATCTTAGAAGATCTTTTTTCCAGGCAGTGCATTCAACTCAACGGGAGACCCGTAGCCAAAGGATTCAGGGCTTCCCCGGGGGACCTCCTGGAGATGAAGATCCCCGGGCCCCTGAGCCCCTTTTCGGTTTCCGATGAAGGCCTCAAGCTGACGGTTGTGTTTGAAGATCCCTATCTTCTGGTGATTGAAAAACCAGGTCTTGTGCCTACCCACCCGCTCAGTCCCTTTGAAACAAGGACCCTGGCCAATGCCCTGGTCGCCTTCCGGCCTGAAATCGTTAAAGTAGGAACTAAACCCCTGGAACCCGGACTGGTTCATCGTCTCGACATTGGAACTTCCGGTTTGCTGGTAGCCGCCTTGGAACAGGGCGTCTGGTTACAGCTCAAAAAAGACCTGGCTGCAAAAAGGTGGGAAAAAACCTATCAAGCCTTGGTCGAAGGGGTCCTTCAAAGGCCCAGGACTATCTCCTTCACATTGGCCCATGATTCCGAGGATAAACGAAAAATGAAAGTGATCCAGGACCTGGGTGAAAAGTACCGCGGACGAGTCTATCGGGCCACAACTCAGGTCCGGCCCATAAAAAAATATACCCGCCATACCCTGGTCGATGTCCGGTTGATTACCGGGGTGACCCATCAAATCCGGGCCCACCTGGCCTTTCAAGGACACCCTGTATTGGGCGACACCCTTTACGGATCAAAAACCGGTGAATCATTGGGGCTCCCTCCAGGCCGATTTTTCCTCCACGCCCGCCAGTTATCCCTTCCCCATCCGGTCAGCCGGGAACCGTTCACCTGGTTCTCCGAACTGCCGACAGATCTGCAGGAAGTCTTATCCCGAATGGAATAA
- a CDS encoding 30S ribosomal protein S21 has product MNVIVKDNNIEAGIKLLRKKMQMDGLKKELKQREFYEKPSVKKKRKQREAARRKRKANLYNR; this is encoded by the coding sequence ATCAATGTGATTGTCAAAGACAACAACATTGAGGCGGGCATAAAGCTGTTACGGAAAAAAATGCAGATGGACGGCCTGAAGAAAGAACTCAAACAACGGGAGTTCTATGAAAAGCCAAGCGTTAAGAAAAAACGAAAACAGCGGGAAGCTGCCCGCCGCAAACGGAAGGCCAATTTATACAACCGATGA
- a CDS encoding HDOD domain-containing protein — protein MPEVKKRKILFVDDESKILQGLQRMLHFMRNEWEMRFVAGGAAALDLLEKEPFDVVVTDMRMAGMDGVAFLSEVKKRFARVIRIVLSGFSNNQMVLKSVPLAHQFLAKPCDPQTLVLAISRSCALYDLLGEHSLKKLVTQVSTLPSLPALYVELEEVIQSEDSSIERVAEIISQDVGMTAKVLQLANSAFFGLPRKVNSPQEAVLFIGFKALEAMILSAHIFAQFQNTSRFQTMITDLWHHSQATAGIAKALSRQEVMDANINGYASMAGLLHDCGKLVLADNFPEKYDAALSLSEESGVPLWQAEESLFGAHHGSVGAYLLGIWGLPNPLVEALAFHHQPDSFPQDSFNVLTAVHVADALEQEDRVLEDQRSKINGNYLSRLGLQNRLPEWRDWVKGFKEKGAIHG, from the coding sequence ATGCCAGAGGTTAAGAAACGCAAAATTCTTTTTGTGGATGATGAATCCAAAATACTGCAGGGTCTGCAGCGGATGCTTCATTTTATGAGGAATGAATGGGAAATGCGCTTCGTTGCCGGAGGGGCGGCGGCCTTGGATCTGTTGGAAAAAGAACCCTTCGATGTGGTGGTCACCGATATGCGAATGGCCGGGATGGACGGGGTTGCATTTTTATCCGAGGTCAAGAAACGGTTTGCCCGGGTCATCCGGATTGTCCTGTCCGGCTTCTCCAATAATCAAATGGTCCTGAAATCGGTCCCCCTGGCCCATCAATTCCTGGCCAAACCCTGCGACCCCCAGACCTTGGTCTTGGCCATTAGCCGGTCCTGTGCCTTATACGACCTGTTAGGGGAACATTCCCTCAAGAAGCTGGTTACTCAAGTATCCACTCTTCCCAGCCTGCCGGCCCTCTATGTTGAATTGGAAGAAGTGATCCAGAGTGAAGACAGCTCTATAGAACGGGTGGCAGAAATAATCTCCCAGGATGTGGGGATGACGGCCAAGGTTCTCCAACTGGCCAATTCGGCTTTTTTTGGTCTGCCCCGTAAGGTCAACAGTCCCCAAGAGGCGGTCCTCTTTATAGGCTTCAAGGCCCTGGAGGCCATGATCCTTTCGGCTCATATCTTTGCCCAATTTCAAAACACCTCCCGGTTTCAGACCATGATTACTGATCTCTGGCATCATAGCCAGGCCACAGCCGGTATTGCCAAGGCCCTTTCCAGGCAGGAAGTCATGGATGCAAACATAAACGGATACGCCTCCATGGCCGGGCTGCTTCATGATTGCGGTAAACTGGTTTTGGCGGACAATTTTCCTGAAAAATACGATGCGGCCTTATCCCTCTCGGAAGAGAGCGGGGTGCCCCTTTGGCAGGCGGAGGAAAGCCTTTTCGGTGCCCATCATGGTTCTGTGGGTGCCTATTTGTTAGGGATATGGGGTCTTCCAAACCCATTGGTCGAAGCCCTGGCCTTCCATCACCAACCCGATTCTTTTCCCCAGGATTCTTTTAATGTCTTGACCGCGGTCCATGTAGCCGATGCCCTGGAACAGGAAGACCGGGTTTTAGAAGACCAACGGAGTAAAATTAACGGAAACTATTTATCTCGTTTGGGACTGCAAAACCGCCTTCCTGAATGGCGGGATTGGGTAAAAGGATTTAAGGAAAAAGGAGCCATCCATGGGTAA
- a CDS encoding response regulator has product MGNRILFVDDELNILEGYRRQFRKEFEIEIAQSGEQGLQAIAGAGPFAVVVSDFRMPGMNGIEFLTRVREAAPDTVRMMLTGFAEIQAVIEAINEGNVFRFLTKPCTTEVMARALNEGLKQYQLITSERELLEKTLKGTIEVLTEVLSLVNPEAFGRASRITRYVREIAEQLGQIGPADRWALETAAMLSQIGCILLPQEAIKKLYQGESLSSEEFQIFQMHPGIAHDLLKQIPRLEPVAEIVLYQEKGFDGSGIPLDNRQGETIPLGARILKAVLDFDILTTRGESRGKALLHLSKESGLYDPLVLSSFEKVLGTEAKFDRQALSVVNLREKMILEENIWSLDGTKKILSKGHELSSTILEHLRKFQDLFGIQEPVKVMVPLTRDD; this is encoded by the coding sequence ATGGGTAACAGGATTCTTTTTGTGGATGATGAATTGAATATTTTGGAAGGTTACCGGCGTCAGTTCAGAAAAGAATTTGAGATCGAAATTGCCCAAAGCGGGGAGCAGGGCCTGCAGGCCATTGCCGGGGCCGGTCCCTTTGCGGTTGTGGTTTCAGATTTTCGTATGCCGGGAATGAACGGCATCGAATTTCTTACCCGGGTCCGGGAAGCAGCCCCGGATACGGTGCGGATGATGTTGACCGGATTTGCGGAAATCCAGGCGGTCATTGAGGCCATTAACGAAGGTAATGTCTTTCGTTTTCTCACCAAACCCTGTACGACCGAGGTCATGGCCAGGGCCTTAAACGAAGGCCTCAAACAATATCAGCTCATAACGTCCGAGCGGGAGTTGTTGGAAAAGACCCTCAAAGGGACTATCGAGGTCTTGACCGAAGTGCTTTCTCTGGTGAATCCGGAGGCCTTCGGCCGGGCCTCCCGGATAACGCGGTATGTTCGAGAAATTGCCGAACAACTCGGTCAAATAGGGCCGGCCGACAGATGGGCTTTGGAAACAGCGGCTATGCTCTCCCAAATCGGTTGTATCCTTTTGCCACAGGAGGCCATTAAAAAACTTTATCAGGGGGAATCCCTTAGCTCTGAAGAATTTCAGATTTTTCAAATGCACCCAGGCATCGCCCATGATCTATTGAAGCAAATCCCCCGTTTGGAGCCCGTGGCCGAAATCGTTCTCTATCAGGAGAAGGGGTTTGACGGTTCCGGGATTCCCCTCGATAACCGGCAGGGAGAAACGATTCCCCTGGGGGCACGGATTTTGAAGGCCGTATTGGATTTCGATATTTTGACCACCCGGGGTGAAAGCCGGGGGAAGGCCCTCCTCCATTTAAGTAAAGAAAGCGGCCTGTATGATCCCCTTGTCCTGAGTTCCTTTGAAAAAGTTTTGGGGACTGAAGCGAAGTTCGACCGCCAAGCCCTTTCAGTTGTCAACCTCAGAGAAAAGATGATTCTGGAGGAAAATATCTGGTCTTTAGACGGTACGAAAAAAATCCTTTCCAAGGGACATGAACTCTCTTCAACCATTCTGGAACATCTAAGAAAATTTCAAGATCTTTTCGGGATCCAGGAACCTGTCAAGGTCATGGTTCCTTTGACCCGGGATGATTAA
- a CDS encoding acyl--CoA ligase: MGKVELIKQDTIFSTFETMAERRKNHPALIYLGTKYSYRKVKDLSERFSSALTAIGVRPGEKIIIYLPNTVQWVVSWFGIQKAGAVAVPISPIYTPADLRYIANDSGAESIVCADTNFGYVKRVMPETGLKRVIVTRMADLLPWWKRYFGYLFDVIPKGKIALGGDIFSFRSLLFNTPQTPGAALPVPQKGRAIAEILYTGGTTKHPKGVPIPHDLFLVSVNEQIRVSEPLVPAEENILMGNAPLFHIMGQACALSTLLVGGTLMIQPKVNLDATFESMERFKATSMIGVPTLYRMILEHDRTDQYNLSSVKYWYSAGDVLPMEVGKRWHERFGKVIYQGYGATETCGGVTMCPVDIPNPPKSVGRVVPSKKIKLVDPSTLAPVEKGQPGELLVSSDFMVTSYLNKPEETVESFIEIEGRKWYRTNDIMSMDGEGNLFFIDRTVDTIKHKGYRVSASEIEAVLQEHPAVIGSCVVGIPDEKVGERIKAYVVLKEDVKGITGYDLIKWCRKQLVSYKVPQYIEFRDMLPKSKVGKLLRREVRKEEHQRAEKDDKSDSVLKDAGM; this comes from the coding sequence TCGGGGTCAGGCCGGGGGAAAAAATCATCATTTATCTTCCGAATACGGTCCAATGGGTGGTCTCCTGGTTTGGGATTCAGAAAGCCGGCGCGGTTGCAGTTCCCATCTCGCCCATCTATACGCCCGCCGACCTCCGGTATATTGCCAATGACAGCGGGGCCGAAAGCATTGTCTGCGCCGACACCAATTTTGGTTATGTCAAGCGGGTCATGCCGGAAACGGGGCTAAAAAGGGTTATCGTCACCCGGATGGCCGACCTGCTTCCCTGGTGGAAAAGGTATTTCGGTTATCTTTTCGATGTCATCCCTAAAGGCAAAATCGCCCTCGGAGGAGATATTTTTTCCTTCAGATCCCTCCTTTTTAACACCCCTCAGACTCCCGGGGCAGCCCTCCCCGTCCCCCAAAAGGGAAGGGCCATTGCCGAGATTCTTTATACCGGCGGTACCACTAAGCATCCCAAAGGCGTACCGATCCCTCATGATCTTTTCTTAGTCAGCGTGAATGAGCAAATCAGGGTAAGCGAACCCCTTGTCCCGGCTGAAGAAAACATCCTCATGGGGAATGCCCCCTTATTTCACATCATGGGCCAGGCCTGTGCCTTGTCCACCCTCCTGGTGGGGGGAACGCTTATGATCCAGCCCAAAGTAAACCTGGATGCAACCTTTGAATCCATGGAGAGGTTCAAGGCAACGAGCATGATCGGCGTTCCCACCCTTTACCGCATGATTCTCGAACACGATCGAACCGATCAATATAACCTGAGCAGCGTGAAATACTGGTATAGCGCCGGCGACGTTCTACCTATGGAGGTAGGCAAACGATGGCACGAAAGATTCGGAAAGGTGATTTATCAGGGATATGGGGCGACTGAAACCTGCGGTGGGGTGACCATGTGTCCGGTGGATATTCCGAATCCCCCCAAAAGTGTCGGCCGTGTGGTTCCAAGCAAAAAAATTAAACTGGTAGACCCTTCGACGCTCGCGCCTGTGGAAAAGGGACAACCGGGAGAACTGCTGGTCTCTTCCGACTTCATGGTAACCAGCTATCTCAATAAACCGGAAGAAACGGTCGAATCTTTCATCGAGATAGAAGGCAGGAAATGGTATCGCACCAACGACATTATGTCCATGGATGGAGAGGGCAACCTCTTTTTTATCGACCGAACCGTTGACACTATCAAACATAAAGGCTACAGGGTATCGGCCTCCGAGATAGAAGCGGTCCTTCAGGAACATCCGGCGGTTATCGGCTCTTGTGTAGTAGGGATACCTGATGAAAAAGTAGGGGAACGCATTAAGGCCTATGTGGTTCTTAAAGAAGACGTCAAGGGGATCACCGGTTATGACCTCATCAAATGGTGTCGGAAGCAATTGGTCTCTTATAAGGTGCCCCAGTATATCGAATTTCGAGATATGCTCCCCAAGTCCAAGGTCGGCAAGCTCCTGAGACGGGAAGTCCGAAAGGAAGAACATCAGCGGGCCGAAAAGGATGATAAAAGCGACAGCGTCTTAAAAGATGCCGGGATGTAG
- a CDS encoding response regulator, protein MKETLLKNKHLLAVDDEPDVLAVIEEEISDACPDCKLDKATSYEEAVELMISWTYDLVVLDIMGVRGFDLLDLAVNRKFPVAMLTAHALSPEALKRSIELGAKAYLPKEKLGEIVPFLEDVLRYETMPGWKRLFEKLEDFFSKRFGPDWQNTDEKFWKDFNDKMQFKEPKD, encoded by the coding sequence ATGAAAGAGACGTTACTGAAAAATAAGCATTTGCTGGCCGTGGATGATGAGCCGGATGTTCTGGCTGTAATTGAGGAAGAAATCTCGGATGCCTGTCCGGATTGCAAATTGGATAAGGCCACCTCCTATGAAGAAGCCGTCGAGCTGATGATCTCCTGGACCTATGACCTGGTGGTCCTGGACATCATGGGAGTTCGTGGTTTTGATTTATTGGACCTGGCGGTTAACCGCAAGTTCCCGGTAGCCATGCTGACGGCCCATGCCTTGTCCCCCGAGGCCTTGAAGCGGTCCATTGAGTTGGGGGCCAAGGCCTATTTACCCAAGGAAAAATTAGGGGAGATCGTCCCATTCCTGGAAGATGTGCTCCGCTATGAGACCATGCCGGGGTGGAAACGGCTTTTTGAAAAATTAGAGGATTTCTTCAGTAAGCGTTTTGGGCCGGATTGGCAGAATACGGATGAGAAATTCTGGAAGGATTTTAATGATAAGATGCAATTCAAAGAACCCAAGGATTAA
- a CDS encoding PAS domain S-box protein, protein MENNPSPDKPEEQELTRLQDRISALELEQVRLKQDLEASCWETAQYLNLIEGADDIIYETDAAGLFIFFNPVSERITGYSKEELTGRHYLDLIHPDYRAEASRVYGKQFAYKISDTYFEFPLVTKDNREVWLGQHVQLRMKEDEPVGFQAIARDITRQKQSAWALKEYQEQLETMVEERTFELKKNNVTLEYKILERKQAEAALRESEERYRTILETIEDGYYECDLAGNLTFFNEAMVRIHEHSKAELLGMNNQKFTDTRNAKKMFRDYGQVYLTGKPCKGIEFEIITKSGGKKAIENSISLIRDSAGKPVGFRGICREITELKRAQAALKESEERYRTIIETIEDGYYESNLTGQLTFFNDALARLHEFSREEFIGMHSRDYTDARNAQLLQQEFNRVYQTGQPLKGLQYEFTTKTGKKKQNEISVSLMRDSSGEPAGFRGICRDITERKQAEVALQKTHAKIALLLNSISSILVALSDENRIIFWNTKAEEQFGLLEKEVLGKPLGDLGIHWDSNQIETSIARCRKENTLVGLDNLKFLQTDGKEGILGLRITPLFGEDFSDVGILIQGANITRRKILESQLTQAQKLESIGQLAAGIAHEINTPTQYVGDNIRFLQTSFEDLIHIIRKYGALKEGARKGEALDGFLNEVEEAIQGADLGYLTEEIPKAFQQTLEGLERVGRIVQSMKAFAHPGKEEKVAVDINKAIENTMVVARNEWKYVADLATDLDPSLPFIPCIPGDINQVILNILVNAAQAVSEAVGDGSNGKGKISISTRRDESWVEIRISDTGKGIPPEIQSKIFDPFFTTKEVGKGTGQGLAISHTAVVERHQGSITVESEIGQGATFKIRLPIKDPVDARG, encoded by the coding sequence TTGGAGAATAATCCATCACCGGATAAGCCGGAGGAACAGGAACTGACCCGTTTACAGGACCGGATTAGTGCCCTGGAACTGGAACAGGTCCGCCTGAAACAGGACCTTGAGGCCTCCTGCTGGGAGACAGCCCAATATTTGAATTTAATAGAGGGGGCCGACGATATCATTTATGAAACGGATGCCGCGGGGCTTTTCATTTTTTTCAATCCCGTTTCGGAAAGGATCACCGGTTATTCCAAAGAAGAACTCACCGGCCGGCACTACCTGGACCTGATCCATCCCGATTACCGGGCAGAAGCCTCCCGGGTTTACGGAAAACAATTTGCTTACAAGATTTCAGATACTTATTTTGAATTTCCTTTGGTAACCAAAGACAACCGGGAGGTCTGGCTGGGTCAGCATGTCCAATTAAGGATGAAGGAGGATGAACCCGTCGGATTTCAGGCCATAGCCCGGGACATCACCAGGCAAAAACAATCCGCATGGGCTTTGAAAGAATATCAGGAACAGCTTGAGACCATGGTCGAAGAACGGACTTTCGAACTGAAAAAGAATAATGTAACCCTGGAGTATAAAATTTTAGAACGAAAACAGGCCGAGGCGGCTTTACGGGAAAGCGAGGAAAGATACCGGACCATCCTGGAAACTATTGAAGACGGTTATTATGAGTGCGATCTGGCCGGTAATTTGACTTTTTTCAACGAGGCTATGGTTCGGATTCATGAACATTCAAAGGCTGAACTATTGGGTATGAATAATCAGAAGTTTACTGATACCAGGAATGCCAAAAAAATGTTCAGGGATTACGGACAGGTTTATCTCACGGGAAAACCTTGTAAGGGTATCGAATTCGAGATCATTACTAAAAGCGGAGGGAAAAAGGCCATAGAGAATTCCATATCGCTCATAAGAGATTCTGCCGGGAAACCCGTGGGGTTCAGGGGGATTTGTCGTGAAATTACGGAACTGAAACGGGCCCAGGCGGCCTTAAAGGAAAGCGAGGAGAGATACCGGACTATTATTGAAACGATTGAAGATGGCTATTACGAGTCGAACCTGACCGGCCAGCTTACCTTTTTTAATGATGCCCTGGCCCGGCTGCATGAATTTTCCAGGGAAGAATTCATCGGGATGCACAGTCGCGATTATACCGATGCCCGGAATGCCCAATTGCTGCAACAGGAATTTAACCGGGTTTATCAAACCGGACAGCCCCTGAAAGGCCTCCAGTATGAGTTTACTACTAAAACAGGCAAGAAAAAGCAGAACGAGATCTCCGTATCTTTAATGAGAGATTCCTCAGGGGAACCCGCCGGGTTCAGGGGCATTTGCCGGGACATCACCGAGCGTAAGCAGGCGGAAGTGGCCTTGCAGAAGACCCACGCCAAGATCGCCTTGCTCCTTAATTCCATTTCTTCGATTCTGGTGGCCCTTTCCGATGAAAACCGGATTATCTTCTGGAACACCAAGGCCGAGGAACAATTCGGGCTGTTGGAAAAGGAAGTCCTGGGAAAGCCTTTGGGGGACTTGGGGATTCATTGGGATTCGAATCAAATTGAGACATCCATTGCCCGCTGCCGAAAAGAGAATACCCTTGTGGGGTTGGATAACTTAAAATTTTTACAAACTGACGGAAAAGAAGGCATTTTAGGGTTACGGATCACCCCCCTTTTCGGAGAGGATTTTTCCGATGTGGGGATCCTGATCCAGGGGGCCAATATTACCCGGCGCAAGATCCTGGAGAGTCAGTTAACCCAGGCCCAGAAATTAGAGTCCATCGGCCAACTGGCGGCCGGGATTGCCCATGAAATCAATACACCTACCCAATACGTGGGCGATAATATCCGATTCCTGCAGACTTCTTTTGAAGATTTAATCCATATTATACGGAAATATGGGGCCTTGAAAGAAGGCGCCCGGAAAGGGGAGGCCTTAGATGGCTTTCTCAATGAAGTGGAGGAGGCTATTCAGGGAGCGGATTTGGGCTACCTGACCGAGGAGATTCCCAAGGCCTTCCAACAGACCCTGGAGGGGCTGGAACGGGTCGGTCGGATTGTTCAATCCATGAAGGCTTTTGCCCACCCGGGAAAAGAGGAAAAGGTGGCGGTCGATATCAATAAGGCCATTGAAAACACCATGGTGGTGGCCAGAAATGAATGGAAATATGTGGCCGACCTGGCTACCGATTTGGACCCATCTTTGCCGTTTATCCCGTGTATTCCAGGCGATATCAATCAGGTCATCCTGAATATCCTGGTTAATGCCGCCCAGGCCGTTTCCGAGGCCGTCGGAGACGGCTCCAACGGGAAAGGGAAGATTTCCATCTCCACCCGCCGGGATGAGTCCTGGGTGGAGATCCGGATCAGCGATACCGGGAAAGGGATTCCCCCGGAGATCCAATCAAAAATTTTTGACCCTTTTTTTACCACCAAAGAAGTGGGAAAGGGGACCGGCCAGGGGCTGGCCATATCCCATACGGCCGTAGTGGAACGGCATCAGGGTTCTATTACTGTCGAGTCGGAGATAGGTCAGGGGGCTACTTTTAAAATCCGTTTACCCATAAAGGATCCTGTAGATGCCAGAGGTTAA
- a CDS encoding beta-N-acetylhexosaminidase has translation MERLLRKKSLEELVGQLFMVGFEGTRFNSDLAYFLKKLHIGGVILFKRNVQDPFQLAELSRKLQEKALECSSIPLFISIDQEGGPVARLGPPFTLFESQSAMASSEDPEGKIRDFTQTQARELKLVGINMDLTPVLDVNTRGPEGLMAARAYGSDPFQVARLGALCITGLQEAGIIACAKHFPGIGDTDLDSHKDLPIQLKEKKELEEVELVPFREAVKMQTGSIMVSHVKYPVYDQKYPASLSGPIITGILRQSLGYEGLVMTDDLEMGAIGRHYGIEEALLLSFQAGADCLMICHDPEKIERGYSFLLNQLKKEAISPELFKKSLRRSLTLKQKFLQLFPPKTDKEIKEYFLH, from the coding sequence ATGGAACGTCTTCTCCGCAAGAAATCCCTTGAAGAATTGGTGGGCCAGCTTTTTATGGTGGGGTTCGAAGGAACCCGGTTCAATAGCGATCTGGCCTATTTTTTAAAAAAATTGCACATCGGCGGGGTGATCCTTTTTAAACGAAATGTCCAGGACCCCTTTCAATTAGCTGAGCTTTCCCGTAAATTGCAGGAAAAGGCCCTGGAATGTTCCTCTATCCCCCTTTTTATTTCCATTGACCAGGAGGGCGGTCCGGTGGCCCGGTTAGGGCCGCCCTTTACCCTATTTGAATCCCAGTCGGCTATGGCTTCTTCCGAAGATCCGGAAGGGAAGATCCGGGATTTTACCCAAACCCAGGCCCGGGAGTTGAAGCTCGTCGGGATCAATATGGATCTGACCCCGGTATTAGATGTCAATACCCGGGGGCCTGAAGGGTTGATGGCCGCCAGGGCTTACGGTTCGGACCCCTTTCAGGTGGCCCGGTTAGGGGCCTTATGTATAACCGGATTACAGGAGGCCGGCATCATCGCCTGCGCCAAACACTTCCCCGGAATCGGAGACACCGATCTGGATTCCCATAAGGATCTGCCCATCCAGTTAAAAGAAAAAAAAGAACTGGAAGAGGTGGAACTGGTTCCCTTCCGGGAAGCAGTCAAAATGCAGACAGGGTCGATAATGGTCTCCCATGTAAAATATCCGGTTTATGACCAAAAATATCCGGCCAGCCTTTCCGGACCGATTATCACCGGGATCCTGCGGCAAAGCCTGGGATATGAAGGTCTGGTTATGACTGATGATTTGGAGATGGGGGCCATCGGCCGGCATTACGGGATCGAAGAAGCCTTGCTTTTGTCCTTTCAGGCCGGTGCCGATTGCTTGATGATCTGTCATGACCCCGAAAAGATCGAAAGAGGTTATTCCTTCCTTTTGAATCAATTGAAAAAAGAAGCCATTTCACCGGAGCTGTTTAAAAAAAGCCTGCGGCGCAGCCTCACTTTGAAACAAAAATTTCTTCAACTTTTCCCGCCAAAGACCGATAAGGAAATTAAGGAGTATTTTTTGCATTAA
- a CDS encoding response regulator, whose translation MKRFFRRKAVEPEQPADDPGKQAKKELMDLFIHDMRGPLSVVAVSAQKLLRKEDRCGSLTESQQAILERILRNTQKAQNLIQEMIEVFRCEANVFHQEHFSPETVLREALLDILEVHQGNEIEKVCQAESVENFKQLLAEQGVFFEISGRYRREPFTHDPRKVQQILRNLISNGMKYRRKRLFIDIHGDRDLIISVEDDGPGIPLDGQKSIFQRFIRLSNPETAQIPGLGLGLSGVKTLLETMQGEITLISREGVGSRFMVRIPPLTGRKEKPMVEESILNGKRILAVDDEPDILEVLSEEILETCPDCQIDKATNFEAAQEMLNSWKYDIVLLDIMGVRGFDLLELAVKRQFPVAMLTAHAMTPEALRRSIEMGARAYLPKEKLEEIVPFLEDILEYEAPAGWNRLFGKLGDFFDDRFGKNWKKSDDRFWRDFNTKIEGRQDRVIIK comes from the coding sequence TTGAAAAGGTTTTTTAGAAGGAAAGCCGTTGAACCCGAGCAGCCGGCCGACGACCCGGGGAAGCAGGCCAAAAAAGAGTTAATGGATCTGTTCATACACGACATGAGAGGACCATTGTCGGTTGTTGCTGTAAGCGCCCAGAAACTTCTCCGAAAAGAGGATCGCTGCGGCTCTTTGACCGAATCCCAGCAGGCCATTCTGGAACGGATTTTAAGAAATACCCAAAAGGCTCAAAACCTTATTCAGGAGATGATTGAGGTCTTTCGTTGTGAGGCCAATGTGTTCCATCAAGAGCATTTTTCCCCGGAAACGGTTTTGCGAGAGGCCTTATTGGATATTTTGGAAGTTCACCAGGGTAATGAGATCGAAAAGGTTTGCCAGGCTGAATCGGTCGAAAACTTTAAACAACTTTTAGCCGAACAAGGTGTTTTTTTTGAAATATCCGGTCGGTATAGGCGAGAGCCCTTTACCCATGACCCCAGAAAAGTGCAACAGATTCTCCGGAACCTGATCAGCAATGGCATGAAATACCGTCGAAAGCGGCTTTTTATCGATATTCATGGTGATCGGGACCTGATCATTTCGGTGGAAGATGACGGGCCGGGGATCCCCCTGGACGGGCAGAAGAGCATTTTCCAACGTTTCATACGTTTGAGCAACCCGGAAACGGCTCAAATCCCCGGGCTTGGGCTGGGTCTGAGTGGCGTGAAAACCCTGTTAGAGACCATGCAAGGGGAGATTACTTTGATCAGCAGAGAAGGGGTTGGAAGCCGATTCATGGTCAGAATTCCTCCTCTAACCGGACGAAAGGAGAAACCGATGGTGGAAGAATCCATTTTAAACGGCAAGAGGATCCTGGCGGTTGACGATGAACCGGATATCCTGGAGGTTTTATCCGAAGAGATTTTAGAGACCTGCCCGGATTGCCAGATCGATAAGGCCACCAATTTTGAGGCCGCCCAGGAGATGCTGAACTCCTGGAAGTACGACATCGTCCTTCTGGACATTATGGGGGTTCGTGGATTTGATCTCCTGGAACTGGCCGTTAAAAGGCAGTTTCCGGTGGCTATGCTGACGGCCCATGCCATGACTCCGGAGGCCTTAAGAAGATCCATCGAAATGGGAGCCCGGGCCTATCTCCCCAAAGAAAAACTGGAGGAGATCGTTCCTTTCCTGGAGGATATTCTGGAATACGAAGCCCCTGCCGGCTGGAACCGGCTTTTCGGAAAGTTGGGTGATTTTTTTGATGACCGCTTCGGGAAAAATTGGAAGAAATCCGACGATCGCTTTTGGCGGGACTTCAATACTAAAATTGAAGGCCGGCAGGATCGGGTCATTATTAAATAA